A part of Salmo trutta chromosome 15, fSalTru1.1, whole genome shotgun sequence genomic DNA contains:
- the LOC115148839 gene encoding T-box transcription factor TBX6L-like isoform X1, with product MHKYQPRLQIVLSPDPHSPLLGDYLRFTFPEAAFIVVTAYQNSEITKLKIDNNPFAKGFRDNGLNRKRFREKEGQSSDKRNVRQRLMESKPSNGGHFGLQNLSCLKHLSSSVDSHGAVGYRTDDITSLSAVPDPFISAFMNWRAAALPSGQG from the exons ATGCATAAATACCAGCCCCGCCTGCAGATTGTCCTGTCTCCAGACCCCCACAGCCCTCTGTTAGGGGACTACCTGCGCTTCACCTTCCCTGAGGCAGCCTTTATCGTTGTCACTGCCTACCAGAACTCAGAG ATAACAAAACTCAAGATAGACAACAACCCCTTTGCAAAAGGCTTTCGTGACAACGGGCTGAACAGAAAAAG GTTCAGAGAAAAGGAAGGTCAGAGTTCTGACAAACGAAATGTAAGACAACGCCTGATGGAATCAAAACCTTCCAATGGTGGTCACTTCGGCCTACAGAATTTATCCTGTTTGAAACATCT CTCTAGCTCAGTGGATTCCCATGGTGCAGTAGGATACAGGACTGATGACATCacgtctctctctgctgtccctgACCCCTTCATCTCTGCCTTCATGAACTGGAGAGCTGCAGCCCTGCCCTCTGGCCAAGGGTGA
- the LOC115148839 gene encoding T-box transcription factor TBX6L-like isoform X3: protein MHKYQPRLQIVLSPDPHSPLLGDYLRFTFPEAAFIVVTAYQNSEITKLKIDNNPFAKGFRDNGLNRKRFREKEGQSSDKRNYDPDQCSQMMRLMLPSPALAQWIPMVQ from the exons ATGCATAAATACCAGCCCCGCCTGCAGATTGTCCTGTCTCCAGACCCCCACAGCCCTCTGTTAGGGGACTACCTGCGCTTCACCTTCCCTGAGGCAGCCTTTATCGTTGTCACTGCCTACCAGAACTCAGAG ATAACAAAACTCAAGATAGACAACAACCCCTTTGCAAAAGGCTTTCGTGACAACGGGCTGAACAGAAAAAG GTTCAGAGAAAAGGAAGGTCAGAGTTCTGACAAACGAAAT TACGATCCAGACCAGTGCAGTCAAATGATGAGGCTGATGTTACCATCTCCAGCTCTAGCTCAGTGGATTCCCATGGTGCAGTAG
- the LOC115148839 gene encoding T-box transcription factor TBX6L-like isoform X4, with the protein MHKYQPRLQIVLSPDPHSPLLGDYLRFTFPEAAFIVVTAYQNSEITKLKIDNNPFAKGFRDNGLNRKRFREKEGQSSDKRNL; encoded by the exons ATGCATAAATACCAGCCCCGCCTGCAGATTGTCCTGTCTCCAGACCCCCACAGCCCTCTGTTAGGGGACTACCTGCGCTTCACCTTCCCTGAGGCAGCCTTTATCGTTGTCACTGCCTACCAGAACTCAGAG ATAACAAAACTCAAGATAGACAACAACCCCTTTGCAAAAGGCTTTCGTGACAACGGGCTGAACAGAAAAAG GTTCAGAGAAAAGGAAGGTCAGAGTTCTGACAAACGAAAT CTCTAG
- the LOC115148839 gene encoding T-box transcription factor TBX6L-like isoform X2, which produces MHKYQPRLQIVLSPDPHSPLLGDYLRFTFPEAAFIVVTAYQNSEITKLKIDNNPFAKGFRDNGLNRKRFREKEGQSSDKRNVRQRLMESKPSNGGHFGLQNLSCLKHLTIQTSAVK; this is translated from the exons ATGCATAAATACCAGCCCCGCCTGCAGATTGTCCTGTCTCCAGACCCCCACAGCCCTCTGTTAGGGGACTACCTGCGCTTCACCTTCCCTGAGGCAGCCTTTATCGTTGTCACTGCCTACCAGAACTCAGAG ATAACAAAACTCAAGATAGACAACAACCCCTTTGCAAAAGGCTTTCGTGACAACGGGCTGAACAGAAAAAG GTTCAGAGAAAAGGAAGGTCAGAGTTCTGACAAACGAAATGTAAGACAACGCCTGATGGAATCAAAACCTTCCAATGGTGGTCACTTCGGCCTACAGAATTTATCCTGTTTGAAACATCT TACGATCCAGACCAGTGCAGTCAAATGA